A single genomic interval of Clostridium facile harbors:
- the secG gene encoding preprotein translocase subunit SecG, which produces MSVLQIVGGALLLLASIIIIVLVMLQESKDRGLSGLTGGSTESYLDTNGNRTRDAQLSRFTKFVAIAFFVLCIAINVVAVFVK; this is translated from the coding sequence ATGAGCGTATTACAAATTGTCGGCGGGGCTCTGCTGTTACTGGCTAGTATTATAATTATCGTTTTGGTTATGCTGCAAGAAAGCAAAGACAGAGGTTTGTCTGGTCTGACAGGTGGCAGTACAGAATCTTATTTAGATACCAATGGTAACAGAACAAGAGATGCACAGCTTTCTAGATTTACAAAATTCGTTGCAATCGCATTTTTTGTATTATGCATTGCTATCAACGTTGTTGCGGTTTTTGTAAAATAA
- a CDS encoding DNA gyrase subunit A translates to MARKKSDTTPKKVNHEAYIEGAGIVEEQAITETLEKNYMPYAMSVILSRALPEIDGFKPSHRKLLYTMYKMGLLTGQKTKSANVVGQTMKLNPHGDATIYETMVRLSRGYQALLHPYVDSKGNFGRSYSRDMAYAASRYTEVKLDPICGELFRDIDKDTVDFVPNYDNTTTEPLLLPTTFPSILVNANVGIAVSMASSICPFNLQEVCETAIAYLKNPDCEISETLKGPDFPGGGFLVQNQEELEKIYRTGRGSAKVRCRYAYDKSQNCIDITEIPPTTTVEAIMDKIIDLIKSNKIREISDLRDETDLSGLKLTLDLKRGTDPDKLMRRLFKMTPLEDSYSCNFNVLVGGTPQVLGVRGILEEWSAFRMECIRRRVCFELNKKKDKLHLLTGLQKIILDIDKAIRIIRETEEDSEVVANLMIGFGIDEIQAEFIAEIKLRNLNKEYLLKRTQEIEQLKQDIQEMEEILAEKRKIKQIIIKELKDVIKKYSQPRKTLFIYPEEDLEDLEEETVPDYPVNLFLTAEGYLKKITPQSLRMSGEHKLKEDDQIITHIETTNNTDLLFFTNQAQVYKTNLSQFADTKASVMGDYVPAKLNFDEEERIVGMAYTKDYSETMLFFFDNGKVSKVPLSSYATKTNRKKLAKAYGTKAPLVTCFCQQEDQEYLMVSNNQRYLLFHSGMIQSKTTRDNQGVAVMTLNKNCLLEQVKPYQEDMLENAHRFRTKSVPARGAVLREEDKGEQLKLS, encoded by the coding sequence ATGGCTCGAAAAAAATCTGACACAACACCAAAAAAGGTAAACCATGAAGCTTATATTGAAGGGGCAGGGATTGTAGAAGAACAAGCGATTACCGAAACCTTGGAGAAAAACTACATGCCCTATGCCATGAGTGTTATCCTTTCCCGTGCTTTGCCGGAAATTGATGGGTTTAAACCATCCCACCGGAAATTATTATACACAATGTATAAAATGGGGCTGCTAACAGGGCAAAAAACCAAATCCGCTAACGTGGTGGGACAAACGATGAAACTGAATCCCCACGGGGACGCCACGATTTATGAAACCATGGTGAGGCTCTCCCGTGGCTATCAGGCGTTATTGCACCCTTATGTAGACAGTAAGGGGAACTTTGGCCGTTCCTATTCCAGGGATATGGCATATGCTGCTTCCCGTTACACTGAGGTAAAGCTTGACCCAATTTGTGGGGAGCTTTTCCGAGATATTGACAAGGATACTGTGGATTTTGTTCCAAACTACGATAATACCACAACAGAACCATTGTTGTTGCCTACTACCTTCCCTTCGATTTTGGTCAATGCCAACGTGGGGATTGCGGTATCCATGGCAAGCTCGATTTGTCCATTTAATTTGCAGGAAGTGTGCGAAACCGCCATTGCCTATTTAAAAAATCCGGATTGTGAGATTTCCGAAACTTTAAAAGGGCCTGATTTCCCAGGCGGCGGCTTTTTGGTGCAAAACCAGGAAGAACTGGAAAAAATTTACCGGACGGGTAGAGGTTCCGCTAAAGTCCGTTGCCGGTATGCTTATGATAAATCCCAGAATTGCATTGATATTACGGAAATTCCGCCAACCACTACCGTAGAAGCGATTATGGATAAAATTATTGATTTGATTAAATCCAATAAAATCCGTGAGATTTCCGATTTAAGGGATGAAACCGACCTTTCCGGCTTAAAACTGACATTGGACTTAAAGCGTGGGACAGATCCGGACAAATTGATGCGCCGTTTGTTTAAAATGACGCCGTTGGAGGATTCTTATTCTTGTAACTTCAATGTACTGGTTGGGGGGACGCCACAGGTATTAGGTGTCCGGGGCATTCTGGAAGAATGGTCTGCGTTCCGTATGGAATGTATCCGCCGCCGAGTATGTTTTGAGCTGAATAAGAAAAAGGACAAGCTCCATCTGTTGACTGGTTTGCAGAAAATTATTCTGGATATTGATAAAGCCATCCGGATTATCCGGGAAACCGAAGAAGACAGCGAAGTTGTGGCAAACTTAATGATCGGTTTTGGGATTGATGAAATCCAGGCGGAATTTATTGCAGAAATCAAGCTGCGTAACCTAAATAAGGAATACTTGTTAAAGCGCACCCAGGAAATCGAACAATTAAAACAGGATATCCAGGAGATGGAAGAGATCCTGGCAGAAAAACGCAAAATCAAACAGATTATTATCAAAGAACTGAAGGATGTTATCAAAAAATATTCCCAACCAAGAAAGACGCTCTTTATTTATCCAGAGGAAGACTTGGAAGATCTGGAGGAAGAAACAGTTCCAGATTATCCAGTAAACTTGTTCCTGACAGCGGAGGGATATTTGAAAAAAATCACTCCCCAATCTTTGCGCATGAGTGGGGAACATAAACTAAAAGAAGATGACCAAATCATCACCCACATTGAAACAACCAATAATACCGATTTATTGTTTTTTACCAATCAAGCACAGGTGTACAAAACCAATTTAAGCCAGTTTGCGGATACCAAAGCCAGCGTAATGGGGGATTATGTACCTGCAAAATTAAACTTTGATGAGGAAGAAAGAATTGTGGGGATGGCGTATACCAAAGATTATTCTGAAACCATGTTATTTTTCTTTGATAATGGCAAGGTCTCAAAGGTACCATTAAGTTCCTACGCAACCAAAACCAACCGTAAAAAATTAGCAAAAGCTTACGGAACGAAGGCTCCTTTGGTGACTTGTTTCTGCCAGCAGGAAGATCAAGAATATTTGATGGTTTCCAATAACCAGCGGTATTTATTGTTCCATTCTGGTATGATTCAATCCAAAACGACCCGTGACAATCAAGGGGTTGCGGTGATGACCTTAAATAAGAACTGCTTGCTGGAGCAGGTAAAGCCTTATCAGGAGGATATGCTGGAAAATGCCCATCGTTTCCGTACCAAATCGGTACCCGCCAGAGGGGCTGTTTTGCGGGAAGAAGATAAAGGGGAACAGTTAAAACTTTCCTAA
- a CDS encoding DNA gyrase/topoisomerase IV subunit B → MVKKSKNTYDNDSISSLKGADRVRKRPGVIFGSDGLEGCEHSVFEILSNSIDEAREGFGHKIVITRYQDHSVEVEDFGRGIPVDYNNNEQRYNWELVFCELYAGGKYNTNSAESYEFSLGLNGLGLCATQYSSEYMQVEIHRDGLCYELEFEHGENVGGLKKSESSRKQSGTRIRWKPDIQVFTDIDIPADYYRDILKRQAIVNNGLLFVFRNQTDKGFETEEFLYENGIEDYVKEIAGDTALTSVQYWSTERVGRDRPDKPEYKVKLSVALTFSNRVKCTEYYHNSSWLEHGGSPERAAKQATVSQIDAYLKQNGKYLKNESKISFSDVEDCLVLISSSFSTQTSYENQTKKSITNKFIYEAMTDFLKHQLEIYFIENPMEAGKIAEQVLINKRSREKAEKTRLNLKKTLSGNMDIANRVQKFVDCRSKDISIRELYIVEGDSALGACKLGRDANFQAIIPVRGKILNCLKADYDKIFKNDIISDIVKVLGCGVEVKSKANKDLSMFDLNGLRWNKVVICTDADVDGFQIRTLILTMIYRLMPTLIEEGYVYIAQSPLFEINTKQKTYFAYSESEKTKILSELKGQKFTLQRSKGLGENEPDMMWLTTMCPDTRRLIKVTPTDAQATSEMFDLMLGDNLQGRKDYIAEFGADYIDQADVS, encoded by the coding sequence ATGGTAAAAAAATCAAAAAACACATACGATAATGATAGTATTTCCTCCTTAAAGGGTGCGGACAGGGTCCGGAAGCGCCCAGGGGTTATTTTTGGTTCCGATGGCCTGGAAGGCTGTGAACATTCTGTATTTGAAATTTTATCCAACTCAATTGACGAAGCCCGGGAAGGGTTTGGGCATAAGATCGTGATTACCCGGTATCAAGACCATTCGGTAGAAGTAGAGGACTTTGGACGGGGTATCCCAGTGGACTACAATAACAATGAGCAACGATATAACTGGGAGCTGGTATTCTGTGAATTATACGCTGGTGGTAAGTACAATACCAATTCAGCGGAGAGTTATGAGTTCTCTTTAGGGCTGAATGGGCTTGGTCTGTGCGCTACCCAATATTCTTCAGAATATATGCAGGTGGAAATCCACCGTGACGGATTATGCTATGAGCTGGAATTTGAGCATGGCGAAAATGTAGGAGGATTGAAAAAATCTGAGAGTTCCCGCAAACAGAGTGGGACCCGTATCCGTTGGAAACCGGATATTCAGGTGTTTACTGATATTGATATTCCAGCTGATTATTACCGGGATATTTTAAAACGGCAGGCGATTGTCAATAATGGGCTGCTTTTTGTGTTTCGCAACCAGACGGATAAGGGATTTGAAACCGAAGAATTCCTCTATGAAAATGGAATTGAGGATTATGTGAAAGAGATTGCTGGGGATACGGCGCTGACCTCAGTACAGTACTGGTCCACTGAGCGGGTAGGACGGGATAGACCGGATAAGCCGGAATATAAGGTAAAATTATCCGTGGCGTTGACTTTTTCCAACCGGGTAAAATGCACAGAATATTACCATAACTCCAGCTGGCTGGAACATGGGGGTTCTCCAGAACGGGCGGCAAAACAAGCAACTGTTTCCCAGATTGATGCTTATTTGAAACAGAACGGAAAATATTTAAAGAATGAAAGCAAGATTTCGTTTTCTGATGTAGAAGACTGCTTGGTTTTGATTTCCTCTTCTTTTTCCACCCAGACTTCCTACGAAAACCAGACCAAAAAGTCGATTACCAATAAATTTATTTACGAGGCAATGACGGATTTCCTGAAACATCAATTGGAAATCTACTTTATTGAAAACCCAATGGAAGCGGGAAAAATCGCGGAACAGGTATTAATCAACAAACGCAGCCGCGAAAAGGCAGAAAAGACAAGGTTGAACTTGAAAAAGACCTTATCCGGAAATATGGATATTGCCAACCGTGTACAGAAATTTGTGGATTGCCGCAGCAAGGATATCTCCATCCGGGAACTGTACATTGTGGAAGGGGATTCCGCTTTGGGGGCTTGCAAATTGGGGCGTGACGCCAATTTCCAGGCGATTATTCCAGTGCGGGGGAAAATCCTCAACTGTTTAAAAGCAGATTATGATAAAATCTTTAAAAATGATATCATCAGTGATATTGTCAAAGTGTTGGGCTGTGGCGTAGAGGTCAAAAGCAAGGCGAACAAGGATTTATCCATGTTTGATTTGAATGGCTTGCGTTGGAACAAGGTGGTTATCTGTACCGATGCGGATGTGGATGGATTCCAAATCCGTACTTTGATTTTAACTATGATTTACCGTTTGATGCCTACTTTAATTGAGGAAGGCTATGTGTATATCGCGCAGTCCCCTTTATTTGAGATCAATACCAAACAGAAAACCTATTTTGCCTATAGTGAATCCGAAAAGACTAAAATCCTTTCGGAGCTGAAAGGGCAGAAATTCACTTTACAGCGTTCCAAAGGGCTGGGGGAAAACGAGCCAGATATGATGTGGCTCACCACCATGTGCCCGGATACTAGGCGGTTGATTAAAGTAACTCCAACCGATGCCCAGGCAACCTCTGAAATGTTTGACCTGATGTTGGGGGACAACTTACAGGGAAGAAAAGATTATATTGCTGAATTTGGCGCCGATTATATCGACCAAGCAGATGTTTCTTAA
- the rnr gene encoding ribonuclease R, which produces MKKNIDDKLLAAIVRSGKKGLLFGELKKVARGKNITLDMVRNSIQRLCANGKTVYLKNRYYTPKALGIYPAKIVRNNRTFCFAQRLSDDAQIFIPGKHSQGAMQDDFVLVKPQKQLGESEEGVVVSITQYGPSTFTGILQKQGKRYFVLPDSLSKDLIPVIIPEEMEAAIGDKVIAKAISRGNRHSEHRCELVSSHGSAETAAACAAAILEANGISTEFPSEVQDNAARIAQKGISDVERRHRLDLTDLPIFTIDSAESKDLDDAISIEKGEHCYYVGVHIADVSHYVKYRSPLDLEAFERGTSIYYANKVVPMLPKELSNGICSLNPDEERLAFSALLNVGFDGKLTNFTFKKTIIRSRIKGIYKEINSILDDTATEEIKQKYEIVKPEIQLMYELYQILLKNKIKRGAPQIETTESKILIDDREQIVDIQPRTQGISEGIIEEFMLLANEAAATFARKQDIPFVYRVHERPSPEKVSSLKQILDRLGLPSNKVEPKMKPGVISKILEKSRDTELFPIVNTQVLRTMSKAKYSEFPIGHYGLALENYSHFTSPIRRYPDLTIHRILSDLLCYHDSMDAIQKRYQKFVVQAARHSSETEMLAMQIERDCEDCYKAEYMTHHIGEIFEGIIISVLGRGFYVELPNTVEGYIKIESLDGPYEYDGFIRLNNSVTGKSYQVGQHVMVQCVAADVNAGNIDFELVEPEK; this is translated from the coding sequence ATGAAAAAAAATATTGATGATAAATTATTGGCGGCAATTGTAAGATCAGGCAAAAAAGGGCTCTTATTTGGGGAATTAAAGAAAGTGGCAAGGGGAAAAAATATTACGCTGGATATGGTGCGGAATTCGATTCAGCGCCTTTGTGCCAACGGAAAAACCGTATATTTGAAAAACCGGTATTATACACCAAAGGCATTGGGGATTTATCCTGCAAAAATTGTGCGGAACAATCGGACATTTTGTTTTGCACAGCGTTTATCGGATGATGCCCAGATTTTTATTCCTGGCAAACATAGCCAAGGGGCAATGCAGGATGACTTTGTTCTGGTAAAGCCACAAAAACAGCTTGGTGAGAGTGAGGAAGGTGTTGTGGTTTCGATTACCCAATATGGTCCATCTACCTTTACTGGTATCTTACAAAAACAAGGAAAGCGTTATTTTGTTCTGCCGGATTCCCTTTCCAAAGACCTGATCCCTGTTATAATACCGGAAGAGATGGAAGCTGCTATAGGGGATAAAGTGATAGCTAAGGCAATTTCCCGTGGAAACCGCCACAGTGAACACAGGTGCGAACTGGTAAGCAGCCATGGAAGCGCTGAAACTGCCGCGGCATGTGCGGCAGCTATTTTAGAAGCAAACGGAATTAGTACAGAATTTCCTTCTGAAGTACAAGATAATGCGGCCAGAATTGCACAGAAAGGGATTTCTGATGTGGAACGTCGCCACCGCTTGGATTTGACGGACTTGCCCATTTTTACAATTGATAGTGCGGAATCCAAAGATTTAGATGATGCCATCTCGATTGAAAAAGGGGAACATTGTTATTATGTTGGGGTGCATATTGCAGATGTCTCCCACTATGTAAAATACCGTTCACCATTGGACTTGGAAGCATTTGAACGGGGCACTAGTATCTATTACGCCAACAAAGTAGTTCCTATGTTACCAAAGGAACTTTCCAATGGAATTTGCTCTTTAAATCCAGATGAGGAACGTTTGGCATTTTCCGCATTATTAAATGTTGGTTTTGATGGGAAATTAACCAATTTTACCTTTAAAAAGACGATTATCCGTTCCCGAATCAAAGGAATTTATAAAGAAATTAACAGCATTTTGGATGATACTGCTACAGAAGAAATCAAGCAAAAATATGAGATTGTAAAGCCAGAAATCCAATTGATGTATGAACTATACCAAATCCTGTTGAAAAATAAGATCAAACGAGGTGCCCCACAAATTGAAACAACCGAAAGTAAGATTTTAATTGATGATCGGGAACAGATTGTAGATATCCAGCCAAGGACGCAGGGAATATCAGAAGGGATTATTGAAGAATTTATGTTATTGGCAAATGAGGCAGCCGCTACTTTTGCCAGAAAACAGGATATTCCATTTGTTTACCGTGTTCATGAACGACCATCCCCTGAAAAGGTTTCCAGCTTGAAACAGATTTTAGACCGGTTAGGGTTACCATCCAACAAGGTAGAACCTAAAATGAAGCCCGGGGTGATATCCAAGATATTGGAAAAATCCAGAGATACAGAATTGTTCCCCATTGTAAATACACAGGTTTTGCGCACCATGTCCAAAGCAAAATACAGCGAATTCCCCATTGGACATTATGGTTTGGCATTGGAAAATTATTCTCATTTTACTTCTCCAATTCGCCGTTATCCTGATTTAACGATCCATCGCATTTTAAGTGACCTGCTGTGTTATCATGATAGTATGGATGCCATTCAAAAACGTTACCAGAAATTTGTGGTACAAGCTGCTCGTCATTCCAGTGAAACTGAAATGCTTGCTATGCAGATTGAACGTGATTGTGAGGATTGTTATAAAGCGGAATATATGACCCACCATATTGGTGAAATATTTGAAGGGATTATTATTTCGGTATTGGGGAGGGGATTCTATGTAGAACTTCCTAATACAGTGGAGGGATATATCAAAATAGAAAGTTTGGATGGCCCTTATGAATATGATGGGTTCATCCGTTTGAATAATTCTGTGACAGGAAAATCCTATCAAGTAGGGCAGCATGTTATGGTGCAATGTGTTGCTGCGGATGTGAATGCGGGAAATATTGATTTTGAACTGGTTGAACCAGAAAAATAG